In Oncorhynchus gorbuscha isolate QuinsamMale2020 ecotype Even-year linkage group LG08, OgorEven_v1.0, whole genome shotgun sequence, one genomic interval encodes:
- the LOC124042164 gene encoding dermatan-sulfate epimerase-like protein — protein MAEKCAGRSVVLFSLLAVVVSFSGITDVLGKNHIHEELEKITFQGAGSTNGHPENWPANLHPNLYFHQVDIRLLQQRSATTHRHIFKVIRLAVGTMLANTALYLPPVKHEEFSSKWNEIYGNNLPSLALYCLLCPKDTAAHQFLMRYMDQMAVYPNWTVTSAPNDEVPMAHSLTGFATAYDFIYPLLETSRRARYMKKIRAATEELYELSKHRGWGKQFLQNHQTTNILAILTGALVVGAHSDPETMMWKQVAVNYMEKTMFLLSHVVDGSLDEGVAYGSYTAKSITQYVFLARRHFDIDNTQNNWLRAHFWFYHSTLLPGFQRTVGIADSNYNWFYGPESQLVFLDAFVLRDGTGNWLAQQIRRHRPKDGPMEQSAAQRWATLHTEFLWYDSELSKQPPAGFGKAVLHMFSNWGVVTYGAGLSYGQGNTFVSFKSGKLGGRAVYDIVHSKPYSWLEGWRNFNPGHEHPDQNSFTFAPNGQVFVSEALYGPKYSYLNNVLTFAPSPTSQCNQPWEGQLGECGKWLRWAEPEVGNTAGEVIIAASHGDSLFVSGEAASAYSSVMGLKSVYRALVLLNSQTLLVFDHVEKSKESPLSTLSAFFHNLDIDFKYVPHRALDRYNGALMDVWDAHYQMFWFDSQGNSPVARIQEAEQAAEFKKRWTQFVNVTFPMEGTVTRVAYLMHSPNVKISNCRFIDNSKNGVRLSIVVNGTESIVSIVTNYNDIGARCSYLGFGGYAKMQRRHQIIHFGLGVQTMTEQNTVDPVYDFGFMVNIVGGLTLCLAIGFLILQRTFYFCFRKIMRYTLTFVLLLWVVEFLFVSNSCDWLVCVQSVSDLPPNPLPTVVVTSLPGSGAEVLKPLFYNSSDFVYLQVPTEHLVIPDTEFNFDPLVDACVWSRLDAERGHYKAIQGWFHSLVYNPRLHLQNIQLHNEGSWNEIEVELSGKRRKPIRRQSGSRGSSDRDGEYVRELRRHMETYPNARPVLSLSSGSWTLKLPFFREVVGHSFRALHVVRDPRAWIYLMLYNSEPSLYSRKNVQKHVAAIFKQERNGGRSKCTLGFTQEFLTLHSVLSDPEMEPVLLLAHLWLAHTTTALQVNGDLTASYLHVKFEDIVQYPEETAGKIHTFLGVPVAPAALNQLMFATSTNLYNLVYEGDISPASINVWREKMPIHEIRMIEDTCLKVMERLGYSRYLS, from the coding sequence ATGGCTGAAAAATGCGCAGGACGGTCTGTGGTTTTATTCTCACTCTTGGCCGTTGTAGTTTCCTTCTCAGGAATTACTGACGTTTTAGGCAAAAATCATATTCATGAGGAGTTGGAGAAAATCACATTTCAAGGAGCCGGAAGCACCAACGGGCATCCGGAAAACTGGCCGGCGAACCTTCACCCTAACCTGTATTTTCACCAGGTGGACATACGTTTACTGCAGCAGAGATCTGCCACGACGCACAGACATATTTTTAAAGTTATCCGGCTTGCTGTTGGGACTATGCTCGCCAATACTGCCCTCTATCTACCCCCGGTTAAGCATGAGGAATTTTCCAGCAAATGGAATGAAATTTATGGCAAcaatctcccctctctcgctctgtactGTTTGCTCTGCCCCAAAGATACAGCTGCCCATCAATTCTTAATGAGATACATGGACCAGATGGCAGTGTACCCTAACTGGACGGTGACCAGCGCTCCCAACGACGAGGTTCCCATGGCTCACTCCCTCACAGGATTTGCCACAGCCTATGACTTCATCTACCCTCTCCTGGAGACATCGCGAAGGGCACGCTACATGAAGAAAATACGTGCCGCCACAGAGGAGCTGTACGAACTCTCCAAACACAGGGGTTGGGGGAAGCAGTTTTTACAGAATCATCAGACTACCAACATCTTAGCCATCCTGACCGGCGCCCTCGTGGTGGGAGCACACAGTGACCCGGAGACAATGATGTGGAAGCAGGTAGCCGTTAACTACATGGAAAAGACCATGTTCCTCCTCAGTCACGTAGTGGATGGCTCGCTAGACGAGGGTGTGGCCTATGGGAGCTACACCGCAAAGTCCATCACTCAGTACGTTTTCCTGGCGCGTCGCCACTTCGACATCGACAACACCCAGAACAACTGGTTGCGGGCGCACTTCTGGTTCTACCACTCCACACTTCTGCCAGGCTTCCAGAGGACAGTGGGCATCGCTGACTCCAACTACAACTGGTTCTATGGACCGGAGAGTCAGCTGGTGTTCCTCGATGCATTTGTGCTCCGGGACGGCACCGGAAACTGGCTGGCCCAGCAGATCCGGAGACATCGTCCCAAAGATGGCCCCATGGAGCAGTCAGCAGCCCAGCGCTGGGCCACCTTACACACTGAGTTCCTGTGGTATGATAGTGAGCTCTCCAAGCAACCACCAGCCGGGTTTGGCAAAGCAGTACTGCACATGTTCTCAAACTGGGGTGTGGTGACTTACGGGGCTGGTTTATCATATGGTCAAGGCAACACATTTGTCTCCTTCAAATCGGGGAAGCTGGGCGGTAGGGCGGTGTATGATATTGTCCATTCAAAGCCCTACTCCTGGCTGGAGGGCTGGAGAAATTTCAATCCGGGCCATGAGCACCCAGACCAGAACTCCTTCACCTTTGCCCCTAATGGGCAGGTATTTGTTTCAGAGGCACTGTACGGCCCCAAATACAGCTACCTCAACAATGTCTTGACGTTCGCCCCGTCTCCCACAAGCCAGTGCAATCAGCCTTGGGAGGGCCAGCTTGGAGAGTGCGGCAAGTGGCTGCGGTGGGCGGAGCCTGAGGTCGGCAACACAGCCGGTGAGGTCATTATAGCTGCATCCCATGGGGATTCTCTGTTTGTTAGTGGAGAAGCAGCATCGGCCTACTCCTCTGTGATGGGGCTGAAGAGCGTATACCGTGCCCTTGTCTTGCTCAACTCTCAGACTCTGCTGGTGTTTGACCATGTGGAAAAAAGCAAGGAGTCTCCATTGAGTACTCTGAGTGCTTTCTTTCACAACTTGGACATTGATTTTAAATATGTCCCTCACAGGGCTTTAGACAGGTACAATGGGGCACTGATGGACGTTTGGGATGCTCACTACCAAATGTTTTGGTTTGACAGTCAGGGGAATAGTCCAGTGGCGAGAATACAGGAGGCAGAGCAGGCTGCTGAGTTTAAGAAACGATGGACCCAGTTTGTCAACGTGACCTTTCCAATGGAGGGCACGGTCACCAGAGTGGCCTATTTGATGCACAGTCCCAATGTAAAAATCTCCAACTGCAGATTCATCGACAATAGTAAAAATGGAGTACGACTCTCTATTGTCGTCAACGGCACAGAATCCATTGTGTCCATCGTAACAAACTACAATGACATTGGCGCCAGATGTAGCTACTTGGGCTTTGGGGGATATGCAAAGATGCAACGCAGGCATCAGATAATCCACTTCGGTCTGGGAGTTCAAACGATGACTGAACAAAACACTGTGGATCCAGTCTATGACTTTGGGTTCATGGTTAATATAGTGGGAGGGCTGACACTGTGTCTCGCCATTGGGTTTTTAATCCTGCAACGCACGTTTTATTTCTGCTTCCGCAAGATCATGCGCTATACTTTAACGTTTGTTCTCCTGCTGTGGGTCGTTGAGTTTCTGTTTGTCTCCAATAGCTGTGATTGGCTTGTCTGTGTCCAATCAGTGTCCGATCTGCCCCCAAACCCTCTCCCCACAGTCGTCGTTACATCCCTGCCAGGGTCTGGGGCTGAAGTTCTCAAGCCCCTTTTCTATAACAGCTCGGACTTTGTTTATCTCCAAGTCCCCACAGAGCACCTAGTCATCCCGGACACTGAGTTCAACTTTGACCCCCTGGTGGATGCCTGCGTGTGGTCCAGACTAGATGCGGAAAGAGGTCACTACAAGGCCATCCAGGGCTGGTTCCATTCCTTGGTCTATAACCCTAGACTTCACCTGCAGAACATTCAGTTGCACAACGAGGGCAGCTGGAATGAGATTGAGGTGGAACTTTCTGGCAAGAGGAGGAAGCCAATTCGTAGGCAGTCAGGGTCAAGGGGGAGTTCAGATAGAGATGGAGAGTATGTTCGGGAGCTAAGGCGGCACATGGAGACGTACCCTAATGCCCGCCCTGTCCTCAGCCTGAGCAGCGGGAGCTGGACCTTGAAACTCCCGTTTTTCCGAGAGGTGGTCGGTCACTCATTTCGGGCATTGCACGTGGTGCGAGATCCTCGCGCTTGGATTTACCTTATGCTCTACAACAGCGAGCCAAGCCTCTATTCTCGCAAGAATGTGCAAAAACATGTCGCCGCAATTTTTAAGCAAGAGAGGAACGGCGGGAGAAGCAAGTGTACACTAGGGTTCACCCAGGAATTCTTGACATTGCACAGCGTCCTCTCTGATCCAGAGATGGAGCCGGTGCTGCTACTGGCCCATCTGTGGCTGGCCCACACAACCACGGCACTCCAGGTCAATGGCGACCTCACCGCCTCTTACCTCCATGTGAAATTTGAAGACATTGTGCAATATCCCGAGGAGACAGCAGGAAAGATACACACGTTTCTCGGGGTTCCCGTGGCCCCAGCTGCCCTCAACCAGCTCATGTTCGCCACCTCCACCAACCTGTACAACCTGGTGTATGAGGGAGACATATCGCCAGCCAGCATCAATGTGTGGAGAGAAAAAATGCCCATCCACGAGATCAGAATGATAGAGGACACATGCTTAAAGGTTATGGAGAGGCTTGGGTACTCAAGGTACTTAAGTTAA